A region of Vespula vulgaris chromosome 1, iyVesVulg1.1, whole genome shotgun sequence DNA encodes the following proteins:
- the LOC127066406 gene encoding ankyrin repeat domain-containing protein 17-like isoform X1, with protein sequence MQNVAQGTTSDSQKHEKSASVHHDTGKTSSTPQSSNSSPTKSETETFSELQPRFMTDSSESEEDSVSEVECFAIDQVELDEDNHLESSKFLLNPEDPERSVDPVTQARLEALLEAAGIGKLSSGDGKHLADHEVLRRLTSSVSCALDEAAAALTRMRSDNPRTQNEKRSLVEACTDGDVGTVRKLLTEGRSVHETTEEGESLLSLACSAGYYELAQVLLAMNANVEDRGIKGDCTPLMEAASAGHVDIVSLLIAHGADVNAQSTSGNTPLMYGCAGGHEEVVRVLLEAGANVEDHNENGHTPLMEAASAGHVPVAKILLEHGAGINTHSNEFKESALTLACYKGHLEMVRFLLEAGADQEHKTDEMHTALMEASMDGHVEVARLLLDSGAQVNMPTDSFESPLTLAACGGHVDLAMLLIERGANIEEVNDEGYTPLMEAAREGHEEMVALLLSQGANINAQTEETQETALTLACCGGFLEVADFLIKAGADIELGASTPLMEAAQEGHLDLVRYLLESAADVHAQTQTGDTALTYACENGHTDVADFLLQFGADLEHESEGGRTPLMKACRAGHLCTAQFLISKRADVNRQTTNNDHTPLSLACAGGHLPVVELLLAQSADPFHRLKDNSTMLIEAAKGGHTSVVQLLLDYPHSIMMSAPHNTAPAPMLLPQQQQQQQQQQQQQQQQQQQQQQQQQQQQQQQQQQQQQQQQQQQQQQQQQQQQQQQQQQQQQQQQQQQQQQQQQQQQQQQQQQQQQQQQQQQQQHVSHQPQTPTQPQHQQQQQQQQTGEQSQVQNLQPKHNTQKSLLRKNRSATIMPDTSLTSAEAQQVRSQPATETIVTAKDDTNILDKGSGGFNSLSAPNISLSPAPAPTSGLNTSESRKNARQEQILHKQHILEELQRVERELQIKGAGHLFNGPRNANVRSTQQPQVQQQECNEPETFLPGMLNIDLPAQPATAPHGLVCSTTGMSGNSLTHPATPDAMTLYNIFLEGKRVGMASALKESFSTANKFPTSPPLSLATIPATSTITLVTSNTSSTTTPSPPSISTPPTVMAISQPITASSDVSQNTAISDRPKAKPVSKKEGKNIRKAASSMADGKLQQQQATLIAGLQQQYQQQQHHHTYQVQQVHQLQQLNQQLQLQLDQVQVQQQQQQPQQQQVQQQQQPQEQQQQQSQQQSQQSSIVAGSGGGVLLPTQLMSHLHPTHAHHLHNQQATSQQNLPEPTDPQLTRLHRDGTCPFFAAAQKAKALSNNERVIKLEDGTDIPLDDAFEIFRSISFDDTMDATEDQEKLELKRLEVSNSKEQQNQQQLLQTAQIIQQVTSPHTPQEYFAGPVPTVPPVSLPTLPSLQVTSAGVQIQADIAQSQVLKARLYQEGYRDGLQLRQQQIIHDTFQSQLLLQSSQITFPTQTLPTITGAAGIMDNMPHQSNGYVQSTVCSTNQVQVATQTQAPATTTVATVIPPDKKQVYTAPTTGKGKKARYPLLSQQQSCQQQTTTTSQQQTPNFPAQNYQLDPAAAAGQYTTGVPAVGGYATNQVPPVPFGCMDVDSETDSNHDTALTLACAGGHEELVELLLSRGADIEHRDKKGFTPLILAATAGHQKVVEILLNHGADIEAQSERTKDTPLSLACSGGRYEVVELLLNRGANKEHRNVSDYTPLSLAASGGYVNIIKLLLSHGAEINSRTGSKLGISPLMLAAMNGHTAAVKLLLDMGSDINAQIETNRNTALTLACFQGRHEVVSLLLDRKANVEHRAKTGLTPLMEAASGGYVEVGRVLLTKGADVNATPVPSSRDTALTIAADKGHCRFVELLLSRGTQVEVKNKKGNSPLWLAANGGHLNVVDLLYHAGADIDSQDNRKVSCLMAAFRKGHIKVVKWMVNHVTQFPSDQDMTRYIATISDKELLEKCQECVKVIRAAKETQAAKANKNATILLEELDMEKTREESKKAAAARRRERKKKKKLEKKEERRKLHEEYKKNESNFDEKEENEKKSVDEECDRAEDSEHEGGDSCERVDSVPSPVNRSPEDPDREEGDSGIDANSQGSCSSNDVKAREKKKDKKKKKSNSPSNNDKDTSPQRSSKSIITQNTSIPQNTVTPTKSQNSTSEKRNLSNVTSATSMTSTSTTNTRTSVNCGERKLKGQLVFESSRHPADREDFEATGNETYIPGKGKKPYSNQYDGDSLNTSSKATNTTSPKQGGKREEGWKEVVRKGQSDDSGRFMNSPFRSKKVSVPPNAISRVIGRGGSNINAIRGATGAHIEVEKQSKSQGERIITIKGSSDATKQAHTLIAALIKDPDVDILQMLPKSKLTVVTTSSWDKAVSTVAATKAKVGPVNKPTTLGSTTSNPQSNKSGYTSGVSTINQLIPLRSASTIKLAGAFPTSLPRATAPRLVAAAEKRAQAAAAQMASSSNTKTTMSYTSAIMTAGRATKIVTTSTTQTFAAKLSEITSSTHTSTTVMQSTHTTVNKQKSLQANTVTIVSATAAGTAQTSSQQSLVSTSPKHCRPLPTLSAPPTIAPHYTGKPNYSSGSSVTPSGINVTSTCSETNVVSTSANSVRVTPSPPAVSQAQNLQQQHQQQQQQQQQQQQQQQQQQLQQQQQQVRSSTPIAPTLQEQQQQQQQQQQQQQQQQQQPNNAPLEYSLFNDSFTKVTQQSMWGGRENESQKSMNFATVAGGGVSVNTSGSSTSKFIDSVPPQVDASKAPGYRGTAMCSPVSSKSSGVTNTSGNTIGGGISSSVHNPIQPPQFQSSANYNEHPLPNKPPGSLAVARPVIPQQSMEMGSTMTQFNRPVFQGDLTTRNATTHQPHVMPSTSQPTLDVGLFKTNNGSYEHPSVNSSLLKMVPNEGQAAHPLLPFHPHMQSYTQTIPQSASVNTTVSMSRLNPRAPDFSSSLHLSSKPQVTMFNTGSGIHPNMFATVPAPPPSAMQTNNLAMLGNFPLGKYQAPSRGTPSTGISANGQTRWPFAPPHTNYPPHQDPMMGQISFSNHMANMTAQPGSIDLITSLENGGSPTISPSSPAQVAQEINQLKIEDRKVPRPIGTERAWKNYTATGMGPGGDAESLNWMLNNEKLVGSWASLAPGIDRHQMFRSNATYNRISNVDAELHQMMESSFQGHVDAQQPFPNGSAATLSLMPGLTLLPGQFGAPGLAEMPPTEPTKLDAPSWGIPDAVQDKQHPGWNKWTH encoded by the exons ATGCAGAATGTAGCACAAGGAACAACCTCGGATAGCCAAAAACACGAAAAATCAGCGAGCGTTCACCACGATACTGGGAAGACGTCGTCGACTCCCCAGTCCTCGAACTCTAGTCCCACCAAGTCGGAAACCGAGACCTTTTCAGAATTGCAGCCACGCTTTATGACAGACTCGTCGGAGAGCGAAGAAGACAGCGTTTCAGAG gtGGAGTGTTTTGCAATTGATCAAGTTGAATTGGATGAAGATAATCATCTAGAGTCATCCAAGTTTCTATTGAACCCGGAGGACCCTGAAAGGTCAGTAGATCCTGTAACTCAAGCGCGTTTGGAAGCTCTTCTGGAGGCAGCAGGTATAGGCAAATTGTCGTCAGGCGATGGGAAGCACTTGGCAGATCACGAGGTGCTCCGTCGTTTAACATCTAGTGTTTCTTGCGCATTGGAcgaagcagcagcagcattAACGCGTATGCGTAGCGATAATCCACGTACCCAAAACGAGAAGCGCTCGCTTGTGGAGGCCTGCACTGACGGCGACGTTGGTACTGTAAGAAAGTTGCTGACAGAAGGTCGCAGTGTTCACGAAACTacggaagaaggagagagtcTGCTCTCTCTTGCTTGTTCAGCTGGTTATTACGAACTTGCTCAG gTATTGTTGGCAATGAATGCAAACGTAGAAGATCGTGGCATCAAAGGGGATTGTACCCCTCTGATGGAGGCTGCCAGTGCAGGCCATGTGGATATTGTAAGCTTACTTATAGCACATGGAGCTGATGTTAATGCTCAGTCAACTTCAG gTAACACTCCTCTGATGTATGGATGTGCTGGTGGTCATGAGGAAGTTGTACGTGTATTGTTAGAAGCAGGTGCCAATGTTGAAGATCATAATGAAAATGGTCATACACCTTTAATGGAAGCAGCCAGTGCTGGGCATGTTCCAGTTGCCAAAATTCTACTGGAACATGGAGCTGGCATTAATACTCATTCTAATGAATTTAAAGAATCTGCTTTAACATTGGCTTGTTACAAAGGACATCTCGAAATGGTGCGTTTCCTATTGGAAGCTGGAGCTGATCag GAGCATAAAACTGATGAAATGCACACTGCCCTTATGGAAGCATCCATGGATGGTCATGTAGAAGTTGCACGTTTACTTTTAGATTCTGGAGCTCAAGTAAATATGCCAACAGATAGTTTTGAATCGCCTTTAACTTTGGCAGCTTGTGGAGGTCACGTAGATCTTGCGATGCTTCTCATTGAAAGAGGAGCGAATATTGAAGAAGTCAATGATGAGGGTTATACACCTTTGATGGAAGCTGCACGGGAAGGTCACGAAGAAATGGTTGCATTGCTTTTAAGTCAGG GTGCTAACATCAACGCTCAGACAGAAGAAACCCAAGAAACAGCACTCACTTTAGCATGCTGCGGCGGTTTCTTGGAAGTAGCtgactttttaattaaagcaGGAGCTGATATTGAATTGGGTGCATCTACTCCTTTAATGGAAGCTGCGCAAGAAGGACATTTGGATCTTGTTCGATATTTACTTGAATCTGCTGCCGATGTTCATGCCCAAACACAAACAGGAGATACAGCGTTAACATACGCTTGTGAAAATGGCCATACCGATGTCGCTGATTTCTTATTACAATTTGGCGCTGACCTA GAACATGAATCTGAAGGAGGTAGAACTCCTTTAATGAAGGCTTGCAGAGCAGGGCATCTGTGTACTGCTCAATTTCTTATTTCCAAACGTGCTGATGTTAATCGACAAACAACAAACAATGATCATACTCCCCTTTCATTAGCTTGTGCTGGAGGTCATCTTCCAGTTGTTGAATTGCTTCTTGCACAATCTGCAGATCCGTTTCATAGACTCAAA gATAATTCTACCATGCTGATAGAAGCTGCCAAAGGAGGACACACTAGTGTTGTCCAACTTTTATTAGATTATCCTCACAGTATTATGATGAGTGCACCGCATAATACTGCCCCTGCTCCTATGTTACTCcctcaacaacaacaacagcagcagcagcaacaacagcagcagcagcagcaacagcagcagcaacagcagcagcagcagcaacaacaacagcagcagcaacagcagcagcagcagcaacaacaacaacagcagcagcagcagcagcaacaacagcagcagcagcagcagcagcagcagcagcaacagcagcagcagcagcagcagcaacaacagcagcagcagcaacaacaacaacagcagcagcagcagcaacaacagcagcagcagcagcagcagcagcagcatgTATCGCACCAGCCTCAAACACCTACACAACCtcaacatcaacaacaacagcagcagcagcaaacTGGAGAACAATCACAAGTTCAGAATCTTCAACCAAAACATAATACACAAAAATCATtgttaagaaaaaatcgatctGCAACCATAATGCCGGATACAAGTCTTACTTCTGCTGAAGCACAGCAAGTCCGTTCCCAACCTGCAACAGAAACAATAGTTACAGCAAAAGATGATACCAATATTCTGGATAAAGGTAGCGGAGGATTCAATAGTTTGTCTGCACCGAACATCAGTTTGAGTCCTGCTCCAGCACCAACATCTGGATTGAATACATCCGAAAGCAGAAAGAACGCTCGACAAGAGCAAATTCTACATAAGCAACACATCCTTGAAGAGTTGcaa AGGGTAGAAAGAGAACTCCAAATCAAGGGTGCAGGTCATTTATTTAATGGTCCAAGAAATGCCAACGTTCGATCTACGCAGCAACCACAAGTTCAACAACAAGAATGTAATGAACCTGAAACTTTCTTACCTGGTATGCTCAATATTGACTTACCAGCTCAACCAGCAACTGCACCTCATG gTTTAGTGTGCAGTACAACTGGCATGTCAGGAAATTCATTAACGCATCCAGCAACGCCTGATGCAATGACCCTTTACAATATCTTTCTTGAGGGAAAGAGAGTTGGCATGGCCAGTGCATTGAAAGAGTCTTTCTCTACAGCGAATAAATTTCCTACTTCTCCCCCATTATCTCTTGCTACAATACCTGCAACATCAACAATAACTTTGGTAACTTCTAATACATCCTCGACAACTACACCGAGTCCACCTAGTATTTCAACGCCGCCAACGGTTATGGCAATTTCTCAACCTATTACTGCAAGTAGCGATGTTAGCCAGAACACTGCAATTAGTGATCGTCCAAAAGCTAAACCTGTAtctaaaaaggaaggaaaaaatatccGAAAAGCCGCATCTAGTATGGCGGATGGAAAattgcaacaacaacaagcGACGTTGATCGCTGGTCTCCAGCAACAAtatcaacagcaacaacatcaCCATACGTATCAAGTTCAACAGGTGCATCAATTACAACAATTAAACCAACAACTTCAATTGCAATTAGATCAAGTACAG gttcagcaacagcagcagcaaccaCAACAGCAGCAAGttcaacagcaacaacaaccgcaggaacaacaacagcaacaatcGCAACAACAATCTCAACAAAGTAGCATTGTCGCTGGTAGTGGTGGAGGAGTATTGTTGCCCACTCAGTTAATGTCGCACCTTCATCCCACTCATGCGCATCATCTTCATAATCAG CAAGCAACATCTCAGCAGAATCTTCCAGAACCAACAGATCCCCAATTAACAAGATTACATAGAGATGGAACTTGTCCTTTCTTTGCTGCTGCTCAAAAAGCTAAAGCACTTTCTAACAACGAAAGAGTAATAAAACTTGAAGATGGAACTGATATTCCTCTTGATGAtgcttttgaaatttttcgttcCATTAGTTTCGATGATACCATGGATG CAACTGAAGATCAAGAGAAACTCGAATTGAAGAGATTAGAGGTTTCCAATAGTAAGGAACAACAAAACCAACAACAACTTTTGCAAACTGCCCAAATAATTCAACAAGTAACCAGTCCTCATACACCTCAAGAATATTTTGCTGGTCCTGTACCCACTGTACCACCAGTTTCTTTACCTACTCTACCATCTTTACAAGTGACAAGTGCTGGAGTGCAAATACAAGCAGATATAGCTCAAAGTCAAGTATTGAAAGCTCGACTTTACCAAGAAGGTTATCGCGATGGTCTTCAGTTAAGACAGCAGCAGATTATCCATGATACATTTCAGTCACAATTGCTACTTCAATCTTCTCAAATAA CATTTCCTACCCAAACACTACCCACAATTACTGGAGCAGCTGGAATAATGGACAATATGCCACATCAATCAAATGGCTACGTACAATCTACAGTTTGTAGTACAAATCAAGTTCAAGTTGCCACGCAAACTCAAGCACCAGCAACGACCACCGTTGCAACTGTGATTCCTCCTGACAAGAAACAAGTTTATACAGCGCCTACAACTGGAAAAGGCAAGAAAGCAAGATATCCGCTTCTTTCTCAACAACAGTCTTGTCAACAACAAACCACTACCACTAGCCAACAACAAACTCCCAACTTTCCAGCACAAAATTATCAGTTAGATCCAGCAGCAG CTGCTGGTCAATATACAACCGGCGTTCCAGCAGTAGGTGGTTATGCTACCAATCAAGTACCACCAGTGCCATTTGGATGTATGGATGTAGATTCGGAAACAGATAGCAATCATGACACGGCACTGACATTGGCATGTGCAGGTGGTCATGAAGAACTCGTAGAACTTCTTCTAAGTCGTGGTGCAGATATAG AacatagagataaaaaaggtTTTACTCCACTGATCTTAGCAGCTACTGCTGGCCATCAAAAAGTAGTAGAAATTCTTCTTAATCATGGAGCTGATATAGAAGCCCAATCTGAACGTACAAAGGATACACCTTTGTCACTTGCATGTAGCGGAGGCAGATACGAAGTGGTTGAGCTCCTTCTTAACCGTGGTGCCAATAAAGAACATCGCAATGTTTCTGATTATACCCCATTAAGTCTTGCAGCATCTGGTGGTTATGTGAATATAATAAAGCTTCTTTTAAGCCATGGCGCCGAAATTAATTCAAGAACTGGTTCGAAATTGGGCATTTCTCCTCTTATGCTTGCTGCTATGAATGGTCATACTG cGGCAGTTAAATTACTTCTTGATATGGGCAGCGATATTAATGCACAAATAGAGACAAATCGTAATACTGCTTTAACACTAGCATGTTTCCAAGGAAGACATGAAGTTGTTAGTCTTTTACTTGATCGAAAAGCTAATGTGGAACATCGCGCTAAG acGGGATTAACACCATTGATGGAAGCTGCTAGTGGAGGATACGTTGAAGTAGGTCGTGTATTACTTACCAAAGGCGCTGACGTTAACGCAACTCCTGTTCCATCATCTCGCGATACTGCCCTTACAATTGCTGCTGACAAAGGTCACTGCCGTTTCGTAGAATTGTTACTATCGAG ggGAACTCAAgttgaagtaaaaaataaaaaaggaaatagtcCTTTATGGCTTGCTGCTAATGGAGGACATCTTAATGTAGTAGATCTATTGTATCATGCTGGAGCGGATATAGATTCTCAGGACAATCGTAAG GTATCATGTTTAATGGCGGCATTTCGCAAAGGACATATTAAAGTGGTGAAATGGATGGTAAATCATGTAACACAATTCCCGAGTGATCAGGATATGACAAGATATATAGCGACTATTAGCGACAAAGAGCTTTTAGAAAAGTGTCAAGAGTGTGTTAAAGTAATAAGAGCTGCGAAAGAAACTCAAGCTGCTAAAGCCAATAAGAATGCAACAATACTATTGGAGGAACTTGATATGGAAAAGACAAGGGAGGAATCAAAGAAAGCAGCAGCCGCTCGTAgacgcgaaagaaagaaaaagaagaaattggaaaagaaagaggaaagacgaAAACTTCAcgaggaatataaaaaaaacgaatcgaattttgatgagaaggaggagaatgagaaaaaatctGTAGATGAAGAATGTGATAGAGCGGAAGATAGTGAACACGAAGGTGGCGATAGTTGTGAAAGAGTGGACAGTGTACCATCACCTGTTAATAGAAGCCCGGAAGATCCTGATAGAGAGGAAGGTGATAGTGGTATTGATGCAAACAGTCAAGGTAGTTGTAGTAGTAATGATGTCAAggcgagagagaagaaaaaagataagaaaaagaagaaaagtaatagtCCTAGTAACAATGACAAGGATACTTCCCCGCAACGATCATCTAAATCTATTATCACGCAGAATACTTCTATACCTCAGAATACTGTAACACCTACTAAATCGCAAAATAGTACTTCCGAAAA AAGAAATTTGAGTAATGTCACCAGTGCAACATCTATGACGTCTACTTCAACCACAAATACAAGAACATCCGTCAATTGTGGAGAACGTAAACTGAAAGGACAGTTGGTATTTGAATCATCAAGGCATCCAGCTGATAGAGAAGATTTTGAAGCCACTGGTAATGAAACATATATACctggaaaagggaaaaaaccTTACAGTAATCAATATGACGGGGATTCTTTAAATACATCTTCAAAAGCAACTAATACGACTAGCCCAAAACAAGGGGGTAAACGCGAGGAAGGTTGGAAAGAAGTTGTACGCAA gGGCCAATCTGATGATTCGGGGAGATTCATGAACTCTCCTTTCCGTTCTAAAAAGGTTTCAGTGCCACCAAACGCTATTAGTCGAGTAATCGGTAGAGGTGGAAGTAATATAAATGCCATTAGAGGTGCAACAGGCGCTCATATTGAAGTAGaaaaacaaagcaaatctcaaggagaaagaataattacCATCAA aGGATCATCTGATGCTACAAAACAAGCACACACACTAATTGCAGCACTTATAAAAGATCCGGACGTTGATATTCTGCAAATGCTGCCAAAATCCAAACTTACTGTTGTCACAACTTCATCTTGGGATAAGGCTGTCTCCACTGTTGCC gCAACGAAGGCTAAGGTTGGTCCTGTAAATAAGCCTACTACTTTAGGATCTACTACCAGTAATCCTCAGTCGAACAAATCAGGATACACATCGGGAGTATCCACTATCAATCAGCTGATTCCTCTTCGGAGCGCGTCTACTATTAAACTTGCCGGTGCCTTTCCAACATCTTTACCAAGGGCTACAGCGCCTAGATTGGTAGCTGCAG CTGAAAAACGTGCACAAGCTGCAGCTGCCCAAATGGCTTCATCATCGAATACGAAGACAACAATGTCTTATACCAGCGCAATCATGACAGCGGGACGGGCTACAAAAATCGTGACAACAAGTACCACGCAAACGTTTGCAGCAAAGCTTTCTGAGATCACTTCCTCGACGCATACATCTACCACTGTCATGCAATCGACTCATACTACTGTAAACAAGCAAAAGTCTTTGCAAGCTAACACTGTGACTATAGTATCGGCTACAGCCGCAGGTACAGCTCAGACATCTTCTCAGCAGTCTCTAGTTAGTACATCGCCAAAGCACTGCCGACCACTGCCTACTTTGTCTGCCCCGCCAACTATCGCACCTCATTATACTGGAAAACCTAATTATTCGTCTGGATCAAGTGTAACTCCATCTGGTATAAACGTAACGTCGACCTGTTCGGAAACCAACGTGGTGTCAACTTCTGCTAATTCTGTACGTGTAACACCCTCACCACCTGCTGTATCGCAAGCTCAAAACTTACAgcaacaacatcaacaacagcaacagcaacagcaacaacaacaacagcaacagcaacaacaacaattgcaacagcagcaacaacaagtGCGTAGTTCTACTCCTATTGCGCCTACATTACAagagcaacagcagcagcaacagcaacaacagcaacagcagcagcagcaacagcaacaaccgAACAATGCACCACTCGAGTATTCCTTATTTAATGATAGTTTCACGAAAGTGACACAGCAATCAATGTGGGGTGGTAGAGAAAATGAATCTCAAAAAAGTATGAACTTCGCCACGGTTGCTGGAGGTGGAGTATCAGTAAATACATCTGGCTCATCGACATCCAAATTCATCGATAGTGTCCCACCTCAG GTGGATGCATCTAAGGCACCAGGTTACAGAGGAACAGCTATGTGTTCTCCCGTTTCAAGTAAATCTAGCGGCGTAACAAATACGTCTGGAAATACCATAGGCGGTGGTATCTCATCCTCCGTACATAATCCAATACAACCTCCCCAATTCCAATCCTCCGCGAATTATAACGAGCATCCTCTTCCGAATAAGCCACCGGGTAGTTTAGCCGTAGCTCGACCAGTGATTCCCCAGCAAAGCATGGAAATGGGTTCCACAATGACGCAATTTAATCGGCCAGTCTTTCAAGGTGATCTTACGACCCGGAACGCGACAACGCATCAGCCACATGTTATGCCCTCTACGTCTCAGCCTACGCTAGACGTTGGTTTATTTAAAACTAATAATGGCAGTTATGAACATCCAAGCGTAAATTCGAGTTTACTTAAAATGGTACCAAACGAAGGGCAAGCAGCGCATCCTTTATTACCCTTTCATCCTCATATGCAAAGTTATACACAGACTATACCACAGTCTGCTTCTGTAAATACTACCGTTAGTATGTCCAGATTGAATCCCAGAGCGCCCGACTTCTCTAGTTCATTGCACTTGAGTAGCAAGCCTCAAGTGACTATGTTTAACACAGGATCAGGAATTCATCCCAATATGTTTGCTACCGTACCAGCACCTCCTCCATCCGCGATGCAAACCAATAATTTAGCCATGCTGGGTAATTTCCCTCTAGGAAAATATCAAGCTCCATCACGCGGAACACCTAGTACTGGTATCTCGGCAAATGGTCAAACTCGTTGGCCATTTGCACCTCCTCATACTAATTATCCTCCGCATCAGGATCCAATGATGGGACAAATTAGTTTTTCGAATCATATGGCAAATATGACCGCACAACCTGGTAGTATAGACTTAATTACAAGTCTGGAAAATGGAGGCTCACCAACGATATCACCATCGTCACCGGCACAGGTTGCTCAGGAAATTAATCAATTGAaaatagaagatagaaaagtgCCGCGTCCGATTGGTACGGAAAGAGCGTGGAAGAATTATACGGCTACAGGAATGGGGCCTGGTGGTGATGCCGAATCCCTCAATTGGATGCTTAATAACGAAAAACTAGTGGGATCTTGGGCAAGCTTAGCTCCTGGCATAGATAGGCATCAGATGTTTCGCTCAAATGCTACTTACAACCGTATATCTAATGTTGATGCCGAACTTCATCAAATGATGGAATCTTCCTTCCAG GGTCATGTGGACGCTCAACAACCTTTTCCTAATGGAAGTGCTGCCACTTTATCTTTAATGCCAGGTTTAACTTTGTTACCTGGACAATTTGGAGCGCCTGGACTAGCAGAAATGCCTCCTACTGAACCAACGAAATTAGATGCTCCCTCTTGGGGAATTCCTGATGCTGTCCAAGACAAACAACATCCg GGGTGGAATAAATGGACTCATTAA